From Candidatus Methylomirabilis sp., the proteins below share one genomic window:
- a CDS encoding ABC transporter ATP-binding protein, whose product MHTPLQQFLRVLRYAVPYRVRIILALVYLVLIAILNAVSIGSLQPIFDGLFAAEGSGSGISLPDPIRALLGQRLVQFQIFLQTHRISTLTFIGAALFLVFLAKGVLTYLQQLQMRYVAEGIQRDIRNELYAHLQTLSLAFFSRRSTGEIMSRLSSDVEALGDASTELFRNALKEPLNIIALLAVLFLIKWQLALLSLLVLPVTLIPIVKFGQKIRRRGTQVQERRAELNTILHETVSGIRIVKGFSMEEYEKQRYWEASDQVFRALLRITRVDALTSPVLEILGSIGIVVAVWVGGYLVFSKSLTPGAFMAFLGALASLYQPVKRISQINNNIQRGMAGVARVFELMDERPDVVEQPDATTLPRMQEGLEFHNVSFAYEPDRIVLRTVSCRAKLGEIVAIVGSSGAGKTTLVNLIPRFYDPTGGCIRIDGIDITRVTLPSLREQMGIVTQETILFDDTILNNIAYGQRDVAPSKVVEAARIANAEEFIDALPNRYETRIGERGVRLSGGEKQRIAIARAILKNPPILILDEATSALDAESERLVQEALDRLMQNRTTFVIAHRLSTVIRADKILVLDGGCCVEQGTHPELMALGGVYCRLYNTQLARA is encoded by the coding sequence ATGCACACCCCTTTGCAGCAGTTCCTTCGCGTGCTCCGGTACGCCGTTCCCTACCGGGTACGGATTATCCTTGCCCTCGTCTATCTGGTCCTCATCGCCATCCTCAATGCGGTCTCCATCGGCTCACTCCAGCCGATCTTCGACGGTCTCTTCGCTGCTGAGGGTAGCGGATCGGGGATTAGCCTCCCGGACCCGATCAGGGCCCTGCTGGGCCAGCGGCTGGTCCAGTTTCAGATATTCCTGCAGACTCATCGGATCAGCACCCTGACCTTTATCGGCGCGGCCCTTTTCCTGGTGTTTCTGGCCAAAGGCGTGCTCACGTATCTCCAGCAGTTGCAAATGCGGTACGTGGCTGAAGGGATTCAGCGGGATATCCGTAATGAGCTGTACGCCCATCTGCAGACACTGTCGCTGGCGTTCTTCAGCCGCCGTTCAACAGGGGAGATCATGTCCCGTCTCAGCTCCGACGTGGAAGCCCTGGGGGACGCATCGACCGAGCTCTTCCGCAACGCTCTGAAAGAGCCGCTGAACATCATTGCGTTGCTTGCCGTCCTCTTTCTCATCAAGTGGCAGCTTGCCCTCCTGTCGCTCCTGGTTCTCCCTGTGACCCTTATTCCCATCGTGAAATTCGGGCAGAAGATCCGCCGAAGGGGGACTCAAGTCCAGGAGCGACGAGCTGAGTTGAACACGATCTTGCATGAGACCGTCTCCGGTATCAGGATCGTCAAGGGCTTCAGTATGGAGGAGTATGAGAAACAGCGATACTGGGAGGCGAGCGATCAGGTCTTCAGGGCTCTTTTGCGGATCACGCGGGTCGATGCGCTCACCTCGCCCGTATTGGAGATCCTTGGTTCGATCGGCATCGTGGTGGCCGTCTGGGTCGGGGGTTATCTGGTCTTTTCCAAAAGCCTCACACCGGGGGCGTTCATGGCCTTCCTCGGAGCCCTGGCATCCCTCTATCAGCCCGTGAAGCGGATCAGCCAGATCAACAACAACATCCAGCGCGGCATGGCGGGAGTAGCCCGCGTCTTCGAGCTGATGGATGAGCGCCCCGATGTGGTGGAGCAACCGGACGCCACGACGCTTCCGAGAATGCAGGAGGGGCTCGAGTTCCACAACGTCTCATTCGCCTACGAGCCCGATCGGATCGTGCTGCGCACGGTCAGTTGCCGGGCCAAGCTGGGTGAGATCGTGGCGATCGTCGGCAGCAGCGGGGCCGGCAAAACGACCCTCGTCAATCTTATTCCCCGATTCTACGATCCCACAGGCGGCTGTATCAGGATCGATGGGATCGATATTACGCGGGTGACGCTCCCGTCGCTGCGGGAGCAGATGGGGATCGTCACCCAGGAGACGATCCTGTTCGATGATACCATCTTGAACAATATCGCCTACGGACAGCGTGACGTGGCTCCAAGCAAGGTCGTGGAGGCAGCCAGGATCGCCAATGCCGAGGAGTTTATCGACGCGCTCCCGAATCGATACGAGACCAGGATCGGCGAGCGTGGGGTACGTCTGTCCGGCGGCGAGAAGCAGCGGATCGCCATCGCCAGGGCTATACTGAAGAACCCGCCCATCCTCATCCTGGACGAGGCGACCTCGGCCCTGGATGCGGAATCGGAGCGACTGGTCCAGGAGGCGTTGGATCGGCTGATGCAGAATCGGACGACCTTCGTGATTGCGCATCGGCTTTCCACCGTCATACGGGCCGACAAGATCCTGGTGCTGGACGGCGGATGCTGTGTCGAGCAAGGGACGCACCCGGAACTCATGGCGCTTGGTGGGGTCTATTGTCGGCTGTACAACACGCAGCTTGCTCGGGCCTGA
- the kdsA gene encoding 3-deoxy-8-phosphooctulonate synthase, with product MTKQVRIGELTLGGGAPLLLVAGPCVIESEEHLLRTGEAIKVVCEACRVPLILKASYDKANRSSGHSFRGPGLEEGLRILERVKAKLGVPVISDVHDVNQVSAAAEVLDILQIPAFLCRQTDLLLAAARSGKPVNVKKGQFLSPWDAGHIVEKLRSAGSEAIVLTERGTSFGYNNLVVDIRSLPVMRSFGYPVLFDVTHSMQLPGGAGNASGGQPQFIPFIARAAVAAGVDGLFMEVHPDPANAPSDGPNMLRLDALPGLLSQLLEVQRAVAPYVNQPSVQTLKADR from the coding sequence CTGACTAAACAGGTGCGGATCGGCGAACTCACGCTTGGCGGCGGAGCGCCGCTTCTTCTGGTGGCCGGTCCATGCGTCATCGAGAGCGAGGAGCACCTGCTCAGAACCGGTGAGGCGATCAAGGTGGTATGCGAAGCTTGCCGGGTTCCCCTCATCCTCAAGGCCTCTTACGATAAGGCCAATCGTTCGTCAGGTCATTCATTTCGCGGCCCAGGCCTGGAGGAGGGGCTTCGCATTCTGGAGCGTGTGAAGGCAAAGCTGGGCGTTCCTGTTATCTCCGATGTCCACGACGTCAATCAGGTATCTGCCGCGGCGGAGGTGTTGGATATTCTGCAGATCCCCGCCTTCTTATGCCGCCAAACCGACCTCCTGCTGGCTGCTGCGAGATCCGGTAAGCCGGTCAATGTCAAGAAGGGACAATTTCTGTCGCCATGGGATGCCGGTCATATCGTCGAGAAGCTCCGATCTGCCGGCTCAGAAGCGATCGTGCTGACAGAGCGTGGAACAAGCTTCGGCTACAACAACTTGGTGGTAGACATCCGCTCACTCCCGGTCATGCGCAGTTTCGGCTACCCCGTTCTGTTCGATGTCACGCACAGCATGCAACTGCCTGGCGGTGCGGGTAATGCCTCGGGAGGTCAGCCCCAATTCATCCCCTTCATTGCGCGAGCCGCCGTGGCTGCAGGGGTTGACGGACTCTTCATGGAGGTCCATCCCGACCCTGCCAATGCGCCCAGCGACGGCCCCAACATGCTCCGGCTCGACGCGCTTCCAGGACTTCTGAGCCAGTTGCTGGAGGTTCAGCGTGCAGTGGCGCCGTATGTGAACCAGCCATCCGTTCAGACGCTGAAGGCTGACCGCTGA
- a CDS encoding CTP synthase, with translation MATKFIFVTGGVLSSLGKGLASASIGCLLESRGFKVTILKCDPYINVDPGTMNPFQHGEVFVTDDGAETDLDLGHYERFTDHVMTKANNVTTGQIYHSVITKERRGDYLGATVQVIPHITDEIKRAIHRVAVGVDVVIVEVGGTVGDIESLPFLEAIRQFRGDVGRENVLYIHLTLVPYIAPAGELKSKPTQHSVKELLQIGIQPDILLCRTDRILPKELKAKVALFCNVSEKAVITAKDVSSIYEVPLVLHSEGLDGIIVQMLGLPQTEVDLTEWEALVRKVKESTAGVTIAVIGKYLELKDSYKSLTEAIIHGGIANDCQVHIKAVDAEMVARDGPKAHLHDVAGILVPGGFGNRGVEGKVAAIAFAREERIPFFGICLGMQCAVIEFARHVCGLQGANSREFDPNSPHPVIDLMPEQRGITSLGGTMRLGTYPCRIVVPSVAHQVYGTTEISERHRHRYEVNNDYRDNLERHGMRLSGFSPDNMLVEMIELPDHPWFVGGQFHPEFKSRPRRPHPLFREFIKASLRHQERRR, from the coding sequence ATGGCGACAAAGTTTATCTTTGTGACGGGTGGGGTTCTGTCATCGCTCGGTAAGGGTTTAGCCTCCGCCTCCATCGGCTGTTTGCTGGAAAGTCGCGGCTTCAAGGTCACCATACTGAAATGTGACCCCTATATCAATGTGGATCCCGGGACCATGAACCCCTTTCAGCACGGGGAGGTGTTTGTCACCGATGATGGCGCTGAAACCGATCTTGACCTGGGCCATTACGAGCGGTTTACCGACCATGTCATGACCAAGGCCAACAATGTCACCACGGGACAAATCTATCATTCGGTCATCACCAAGGAGCGGCGAGGGGACTACCTGGGCGCTACGGTTCAGGTCATTCCTCATATCACCGATGAAATCAAGCGCGCGATCCATCGGGTGGCGGTGGGTGTGGATGTGGTGATCGTTGAGGTCGGCGGGACGGTCGGCGACATCGAGAGCCTCCCGTTCCTCGAGGCGATCCGGCAGTTCAGGGGCGATGTCGGGCGAGAGAACGTGCTGTATATCCACCTGACGTTGGTGCCGTACATTGCGCCGGCCGGCGAACTGAAGTCGAAGCCGACCCAGCATAGCGTGAAGGAACTGCTCCAGATCGGGATTCAGCCGGATATTCTGCTGTGCCGGACGGACCGGATCCTCCCCAAGGAGCTGAAGGCCAAGGTCGCGCTTTTCTGCAACGTCTCTGAAAAGGCGGTCATCACCGCGAAGGATGTGAGCAGCATCTACGAAGTGCCGTTGGTCCTGCACAGTGAGGGGCTGGATGGGATCATTGTCCAGATGCTCGGCCTGCCACAGACCGAGGTCGATCTGACGGAATGGGAGGCCCTCGTTCGGAAGGTGAAGGAATCCACGGCCGGCGTGACGATCGCGGTCATCGGAAAATACCTTGAGTTGAAAGACTCGTATAAAAGCTTGACTGAGGCCATCATTCACGGCGGTATCGCCAACGACTGTCAGGTCCATATCAAGGCGGTGGATGCGGAGATGGTGGCGCGTGACGGCCCAAAGGCGCATCTGCACGATGTTGCAGGCATCCTAGTTCCGGGGGGCTTTGGAAATCGGGGGGTTGAGGGGAAGGTGGCGGCCATCGCCTTTGCTCGCGAAGAGCGAATTCCGTTCTTCGGGATCTGCCTGGGGATGCAGTGTGCCGTCATCGAATTTGCCAGGCATGTGTGCGGCCTGCAGGGCGCCAATAGCCGCGAGTTCGATCCGAACTCCCCTCACCCGGTCATTGATCTCATGCCTGAGCAGCGTGGGATTACCAGCTTGGGAGGGACCATGCGACTGGGAACATACCCGTGCCGTATCGTTGTGCCGTCTGTTGCTCACCAAGTCTACGGGACCACTGAAATCAGCGAACGCCACCGCCATCGTTATGAGGTCAACAACGACTACCGGGACAACCTGGAGCGTCACGGAATGCGGTTGTCCGGATTTTCACCGGACAATATGCTGGTGGAGATGATCGAGCTTCCGGATCACCCGTGGTTTGTTGGCGGTCAATTCCACCCCGAGTTCAAGTCACGTCCCAGGCGCCCTCACCCGCTGTTCCGTGAATTCATTAAAGCTTCGTTGCGACATCAGGAGAGGCGACGCTGA
- the rfaE1 gene encoding D-glycero-beta-D-manno-heptose-7-phosphate kinase has translation MVIRYQQILARFPKKQLLVLGDIMVDEYIWGSVSRLSPEAPVPVVEVKAESFRLGGAGNVAANIRSLGGRVILVGVVGNDLPGERLIHQIEAAGIKSDGVVVDRARPTTIKTRVVAGSQQIVRFDRESMSDLSKEAADQVLELATKRLADADAVLISDYAKGVISRRIARQILSLARRSQKIIVVDPKVHHFPLYKGATVITPNHHEALAFARLPAWGQQDLLAVAGRELLRKLEVKAILVTRGEEGMSLFEDGRVTHIPAVAKEVYDVTGAGDTVLAALALAMASGASLREAAVIANHAAGAVVGRAGTATISREELLDALKDRG, from the coding sequence GTGGTTATTCGGTATCAACAGATTTTGGCTCGTTTTCCCAAGAAGCAGCTCCTCGTCCTCGGAGATATTATGGTGGACGAGTATATTTGGGGGAGCGTATCAAGGCTTTCCCCGGAGGCCCCGGTCCCGGTGGTGGAGGTGAAGGCCGAAAGCTTCCGTCTGGGGGGAGCGGGTAATGTCGCCGCCAACATCCGATCTTTGGGCGGACGGGTGATCCTGGTAGGGGTCGTCGGCAACGATCTGCCGGGAGAACGCCTGATTCATCAGATCGAAGCTGCCGGGATAAAAAGCGATGGTGTGGTGGTAGACCGCGCGCGCCCGACCACCATCAAGACCCGAGTGGTGGCGGGGAGCCAACAGATCGTCCGATTCGATCGGGAGAGCATGTCTGACCTCTCGAAGGAGGCAGCGGATCAGGTACTCGAGCTGGCAACAAAGCGGCTTGCTGATGCGGATGCCGTGCTCATCTCGGATTATGCCAAGGGAGTGATCAGCAGGCGGATCGCCCGGCAGATCCTTTCCCTCGCGCGACGTTCCCAGAAAATCATTGTCGTCGATCCGAAAGTGCATCACTTTCCCCTGTACAAGGGGGCTACGGTGATCACCCCCAACCATCACGAGGCCTTGGCCTTTGCCCGTCTTCCAGCATGGGGACAACAGGATCTCCTTGCCGTTGCAGGAAGAGAGCTGCTCCGGAAACTTGAGGTCAAGGCCATATTGGTGACGCGGGGAGAGGAGGGGATGTCGCTCTTTGAGGATGGGCGGGTGACCCATATCCCGGCGGTCGCGAAGGAAGTCTACGATGTCACGGGGGCGGGGGATACCGTCTTGGCTGCCCTTGCCTTGGCTATGGCATCGGGAGCCTCCCTGCGAGAGGCGGCCGTCATCGCCAATCATGCGGCTGGTGCCGTGGTGGGGAGGGCTGGGACGGCAACCATCAGTCGGGAAGAGCTGTTGGACGCGTTGAAAGACAGGGGCTAG
- a CDS encoding NAD-dependent epimerase/dehydratase family protein, producing the protein MKILVTGGAGFIGSHVVDALVTEGHDVAVADDLSMGKQEQVHPSARFYRVDIRDRQALEEVFRVERPDVVNHHAAQGNLRRSMSEPSFDASVNIVGSLHLVELSLAYKVKKFINISSGGAVYGEPQRLPVDEIHPIRPASVYGVSKYAVEQYLRLFDGSGLDYTILRYANVYGPRQNPEGEAGVVAIFSRQMLAGERPTIFGDGTKTRDYVYVDDVVRANLLAMAEKRTSGRSYNVGLGREVSDRQIFELVRKAVGATVEPILASKRSGEIDRICLDASLAKAELGWEPTIFLEEGISRSVAFYREKVFHCVKESR; encoded by the coding sequence ATGAAAATTCTCGTAACAGGTGGGGCCGGTTTTATCGGATCGCATGTTGTGGACGCCTTGGTGACAGAGGGCCATGACGTTGCCGTAGCAGACGATCTCTCGATGGGCAAACAAGAGCAGGTCCATCCTTCGGCGCGCTTTTACCGGGTGGATATTCGTGACCGTCAGGCGCTGGAGGAGGTTTTTCGCGTCGAGCGCCCGGACGTGGTCAACCATCACGCGGCCCAGGGCAACCTGCGTCGGTCGATGAGTGAACCGTCGTTCGACGCCTCGGTGAACATTGTGGGATCGCTCCATCTGGTCGAACTCTCCCTTGCCTACAAGGTAAAGAAATTCATTAACATCTCGTCTGGGGGAGCAGTATATGGCGAACCCCAGCGGCTTCCGGTTGACGAGATCCACCCGATCCGTCCGGCATCTGTGTACGGGGTGAGCAAGTATGCCGTAGAGCAGTACCTGCGCCTCTTTGATGGGTCCGGGTTGGACTACACGATCCTGCGGTACGCCAATGTCTATGGTCCTCGGCAGAATCCCGAAGGGGAGGCCGGTGTCGTGGCGATCTTCAGCCGCCAGATGCTCGCCGGTGAGCGTCCGACGATTTTCGGCGACGGCACCAAGACCCGAGATTACGTCTACGTTGATGACGTTGTGAGGGCGAACCTTTTAGCGATGGCGGAGAAGCGGACCTCAGGCCGAAGCTATAATGTGGGTCTGGGGCGCGAGGTAAGCGACCGGCAGATCTTTGAACTGGTACGCAAGGCGGTGGGGGCCACGGTGGAGCCGATTCTGGCATCCAAACGGTCTGGAGAGATCGACAGGATCTGCCTAGACGCCTCTCTAGCCAAGGCAGAGTTAGGCTGGGAGCCGACTATTTTCCTTGAGGAGGGAATCTCACGAAGTGTGGCGTTTTATCGGGAGAAGGTATTCCATTGCGTAAAGGAAAGTCGTTGA
- a CDS encoding undecaprenyl-phosphate glucose phosphotransferase, which produces MEARRAPTAMLKRHSQFIESLMLLADLLVISVGWLGSYYLRFYWGLVPVYRGIPDVRPYLLLLGLIAIVWGVVFKAFGLYRPKRISSRLAEVRDIAKACTIAVLILVAATFFLKPFEVSRVVILYFWVFSILSVSLVRSSFREVLRFMRRSGYNLRHILIVGEGALAHKIVERIHACPELGLRVMGLLVGDPRMVGKQVEGLTALGTYEQAGEMANELSIDRVFIAIPLEAYGRMEGILRSLEDGIADINVVPDLYQYMTLRGGVEEFDGLPLISLQDSPTYGWSLVSKRAMDLMLSSAALLITWPLLLFLAAIIKLTSTGPVLYRQERMGLDGRIFQMLKFRSMRTDAEEDTGPIWAARGDERRTVIGTLLRRTSLDELPQLFNVLKGEMSLVGPRPERPVFIEEFRKQVPRYMLRHKVKAGITGWAQVNGWRGDTSIEKRIECDLFYIDNWSLFFDLRILWLSLWRGFIHKNAM; this is translated from the coding sequence ATGGAAGCGCGCAGGGCGCCGACGGCTATGCTGAAACGCCACAGCCAGTTTATCGAAAGCCTCATGCTTCTTGCCGACCTGCTGGTCATCAGCGTTGGTTGGCTCGGCTCGTACTATCTCCGCTTTTATTGGGGCCTGGTTCCTGTCTACCGCGGCATCCCTGACGTTCGCCCATACCTCCTCCTGCTTGGTCTCATCGCCATCGTCTGGGGTGTTGTCTTTAAGGCCTTCGGGTTGTACCGCCCCAAGCGAATCTCCTCACGCCTCGCTGAAGTGAGGGATATTGCCAAGGCCTGTACCATCGCGGTCTTGATCCTCGTTGCGGCGACCTTCTTTTTGAAGCCGTTCGAAGTCTCGCGAGTCGTGATCCTCTACTTCTGGGTGTTCAGTATCCTGTCGGTCAGCTTGGTCAGGAGTTCCTTCCGCGAAGTCCTGCGTTTTATGAGGCGCAGCGGGTATAATCTCCGCCATATCCTGATTGTCGGAGAAGGGGCGCTGGCGCACAAGATCGTCGAGAGGATCCATGCATGTCCGGAACTCGGCCTTCGTGTCATGGGGCTGCTGGTCGGCGATCCTCGAATGGTGGGGAAACAGGTGGAGGGGTTGACGGCTCTGGGTACCTACGAACAGGCAGGGGAGATGGCGAACGAGTTGTCGATCGATAGGGTGTTCATCGCCATTCCGCTGGAAGCCTACGGACGAATGGAAGGGATCCTTCGAAGTCTGGAGGACGGTATAGCCGACATCAACGTTGTGCCGGACCTCTACCAGTACATGACCTTGCGTGGAGGGGTAGAGGAGTTCGACGGTCTTCCTCTTATCAGCCTGCAGGACTCGCCCACGTACGGCTGGAGCCTGGTCAGCAAAAGAGCGATGGACCTCATGCTCTCAAGCGCGGCCCTCCTGATTACCTGGCCGTTACTGCTCTTTCTTGCGGCTATCATCAAGTTGACCTCTACCGGTCCGGTTCTCTACCGTCAGGAACGGATGGGCCTGGACGGCAGAATCTTCCAGATGTTGAAGTTCCGATCGATGCGGACCGACGCTGAAGAGGATACCGGCCCGATCTGGGCCGCGCGCGGTGATGAGCGTCGAACGGTGATCGGTACATTGCTCCGTCGGACCTCGCTGGATGAGTTGCCGCAACTGTTTAATGTGCTGAAAGGGGAGATGAGCCTCGTTGGCCCACGCCCGGAACGCCCGGTCTTTATTGAGGAGTTTCGGAAACAGGTCCCTCGGTATATGCTCCGACATAAAGTGAAGGCGGGCATTACCGGATGGGCCCAGGTTAATGGGTGGAGGGGCGATACCTCGATCGAGAAGCGGATCGAGTGCGACCTGTTCTATATTGATAACTGGTCATTGTTCTTCGATTTGAGGATTCTCTGGCTGAGTCTTTGGAGAGGGTTCATCCATAAGAATGCCATGTGA
- a CDS encoding glycosyltransferase: MLTEARVALIHDWLTGMRGGERCLETLCELFPGADIFTLLHVKGSVSKTIEERRIRTSAIQSLPFAAGCYRYYLPLFPWAIERLTLDRYDLILSSSHCVAKGVKPPPDALHIAYLYTPMRYIWDMQDAYIGSGRMGPVSRLMLRAIAERLRRWDIGVNTRVDHFVAISQHVADRIRRHYGREAAVIYPPVETTRFHIAERTDDYYLVAGAFAPYKRIDLAIEAFNRLGRRLVIVGEGQESRRLRHMAGPTIEFLGWRPDSEVADLLSRCHALVFPGEEDFGILPVEAMACGRPVIAYGKGGVTETVIPLDRSMFDVQCSEPHHTFSLQPSAFNPEPRPPTGVFFDEQTVEALIQAIDLFEQSADRFDPEALRTHALTFDRSIFEKRIANYIGERFEEWKRAGRRRLC, translated from the coding sequence ATGCTGACTGAGGCAAGGGTTGCGCTGATTCACGATTGGCTGACCGGGATGCGGGGGGGGGAACGATGTCTGGAGACGCTCTGCGAGCTTTTCCCTGGAGCGGATATTTTCACTCTGCTGCATGTGAAGGGAAGCGTATCGAAGACCATCGAGGAACGGCGGATCAGGACATCGGCTATCCAGTCGCTGCCCTTTGCTGCCGGCTGCTATCGCTACTATCTGCCCCTCTTCCCGTGGGCCATCGAGCGACTCACGCTCGATAGGTACGATCTGATCCTATCGAGTAGCCACTGTGTGGCCAAGGGGGTCAAGCCCCCACCGGACGCGCTTCATATCGCGTATCTGTACACCCCCATGCGTTACATCTGGGACATGCAGGATGCCTATATAGGTTCTGGTCGGATGGGTCCGGTATCGAGACTCATGCTGCGCGCGATCGCCGAACGCTTGCGACGATGGGATATCGGGGTCAACACCAGGGTCGATCACTTTGTCGCTATCTCTCAACATGTAGCGGATCGAATCCGACGCCACTACGGTCGGGAGGCTGCGGTCATCTATCCTCCGGTTGAGACCACGCGCTTTCACATTGCCGAACGAACGGACGACTATTATCTGGTGGCCGGAGCCTTCGCCCCCTATAAGCGGATCGATCTGGCAATCGAGGCCTTTAACCGCCTGGGGCGACGCCTGGTGATTGTGGGTGAAGGCCAGGAGAGCCGACGACTGCGACACATGGCCGGTCCCACAATCGAATTTTTGGGGTGGCGTCCGGACAGCGAGGTTGCCGACCTTCTGAGCCGCTGTCACGCGCTCGTCTTTCCAGGTGAGGAGGATTTCGGGATTCTCCCGGTGGAGGCCATGGCCTGTGGGAGGCCGGTGATCGCGTATGGGAAGGGCGGCGTGACGGAAACCGTCATCCCATTGGATCGTTCAATGTTCGACGTTCAATGTTCAGAGCCACACCATACCTTCAGCCTTCAGCCTTCAGCCTTCAACCCTGAACCTCGACCTCCCACCGGTGTTTTCTTTGACGAGCAAACCGTCGAGGCGTTGATTCAGGCCATCGACCTGTTCGAGCAGTCAGCCGATCGGTTCGATCCGGAGGCGCTTCGCACGCATGCCCTTACCTTCGATCGCTCGATTTTCGAAAAGCGGATCGCGAACTATATTGGTGAACGCTTCGAGGAATGGAAGCGCGCAGGGCGCCGACGGCTATGCTGA
- a CDS encoding glycosyltransferase family 2 protein has protein sequence MIDPRVAVGIINYGDYRHLPVCLDSVKRQSLRADRIILLDNQSRANEIGPIGSAYPEVQILAMQDNLGYSGGANRIVREADGYDHVMLLNPDVVLGPRHLEELVGVMVSAPGVGSVGGKLLLGDSQAVGGPCGDAPRILDSTGHLIFRSRRVIDRGHGECDVGQYDRPEEVFSICGAAVLYRRSMLDDIQIDGEYFDEDFFAYKEDVDTCWRAQLLGWSSRYHPAAIAYHLRGWKRRDDRRRVPWLRKYHSFKNHSLMMIKNELPALLRRDCLPILWLGIRAMAYVFLVEPALLKAVLDLKKYVPGARYKRGIIMGRCRSSAERMGRWFI, from the coding sequence GTGATAGATCCGCGCGTGGCGGTTGGGATTATCAATTACGGTGACTACCGCCATCTGCCGGTCTGCCTGGATAGCGTGAAGCGGCAGAGTCTGAGAGCCGATCGGATTATACTGCTCGATAACCAGAGTCGCGCCAATGAGATCGGACCCATCGGCAGCGCCTACCCTGAGGTGCAGATTCTCGCGATGCAGGACAATCTTGGGTACAGCGGTGGCGCGAATCGCATCGTTAGGGAAGCGGACGGGTATGATCACGTGATGCTCCTCAATCCTGATGTCGTACTGGGGCCTCGACACCTGGAGGAATTGGTAGGGGTCATGGTCTCAGCACCGGGCGTGGGCTCTGTGGGCGGTAAGCTCCTTCTGGGCGACTCCCAGGCCGTCGGTGGGCCGTGTGGTGACGCACCACGAATACTTGACAGCACAGGCCACCTGATCTTTCGGAGTCGACGGGTCATCGATAGGGGACATGGTGAGTGTGATGTCGGCCAGTATGACAGACCCGAGGAGGTCTTCAGCATCTGCGGGGCGGCGGTCCTCTATCGACGGTCGATGCTTGATGATATTCAGATTGATGGAGAGTATTTCGATGAGGATTTTTTTGCCTATAAGGAGGACGTAGATACCTGCTGGCGGGCTCAGTTGCTTGGCTGGAGTTCGCGGTATCACCCCGCAGCAATCGCTTATCACCTGCGGGGGTGGAAGCGTCGAGATGACCGTCGGCGCGTCCCGTGGCTCCGAAAGTATCATTCCTTCAAAAACCATTCCTTGATGATGATCAAAAATGAACTTCCGGCTTTACTGCGACGGGATTGCTTGCCGATCCTCTGGTTGGGGATACGCGCGATGGCCTATGTCTTCCTCGTGGAACCTGCCCTCTTAAAGGCCGTATTGGATCTGAAGAAATATGTGCCCGGCGCTCGCTACAAGCGTGGGATTATTATGGGACGCTGCCGCTCCTCTGCGGAAAGAATGGGCCGCTGGTTCATCTAG
- the rfbD gene encoding dTDP-4-dehydrorhamnose reductase produces the protein MRTLLIGANGQLGSELRKAFNDCDLVPLTHAGFELTNPIQVRDTLTKHRPSLILNTAAYHRVDECEDFPERAFAENAIAMRDLAIAAEEIGATLVHFSTDYAFDGRQRSPYREVDRSGPLNVYATSKLAGEYFVQAVLKRHYLIRTCGLYGMAGSRSKAGNFVETMLRLAADGREIQVVGDQTVTPTSAKELAHKVRQLVETDAYGLYHITNNGECSWYQFAQAVLELSGVRSRLTETTSAVYGARATRPAYSVLDNANLRSLGLDDLRQWRDALEAYLKDRASGRSSS, from the coding sequence ATGCGTACTCTCTTGATCGGCGCCAACGGACAGTTGGGGAGCGAGCTGCGGAAGGCGTTCAACGATTGTGATCTGGTACCGCTGACCCATGCCGGGTTCGAACTGACAAACCCGATACAGGTTAGGGACACCCTCACCAAGCACCGACCAAGCCTGATTCTGAACACCGCCGCCTATCATCGGGTCGATGAGTGCGAAGACTTCCCTGAGCGCGCATTTGCCGAGAACGCAATTGCGATGAGGGATCTTGCGATCGCCGCCGAGGAGATCGGGGCGACGCTTGTCCACTTCAGTACCGATTATGCCTTTGACGGCAGGCAGCGCAGCCCTTATCGGGAAGTTGATCGATCTGGGCCGCTGAACGTATACGCCACCTCGAAATTGGCCGGCGAATACTTCGTCCAGGCTGTCCTGAAGAGACATTACCTCATCCGAACCTGCGGGCTGTACGGAATGGCTGGCAGTCGGAGCAAGGCAGGGAATTTTGTCGAGACGATGCTCCGACTGGCAGCGGATGGGCGCGAGATTCAAGTCGTGGGAGACCAGACCGTCACCCCTACAAGTGCCAAGGAGTTGGCGCACAAAGTCCGCCAATTGGTGGAGACAGACGCCTACGGGCTATACCACATTACTAACAACGGGGAGTGCTCCTGGTACCAATTCGCCCAAGCGGTCTTGGAGTTATCGGGTGTGCGGTCCCGCCTCACCGAGACCACCAGTGCGGTGTATGGTGCCCGCGCCACCCGCCCGGCCTATTCCGTCCTGGATAACGCGAACCTGCGATCGCTTGGTCTTGACGATTTACGGCAGTGGCGCGATGCGCTGGAGGCCTATCTGAAAGATCGGGCATCGGGGAGAAGCTCATCGTGA